A genomic window from Candidatus Omnitrophota bacterium includes:
- a CDS encoding riboflavin synthase, with the protein MFTGIILHQGKVEELIQKEHGAVLKVRVGDWDTPIEGGESIANNGVCLTVAGIEDDVISFDLLPETLRCTTLGALKSGAPINLERSLELGDKMGGHMVFGHVDCMARMIGTQEEGSFLVMSFEADPEHVRMLVPKGSVALDGISLTVGPVREREFEVYLIPETLERTTLGTLKPGEAVNLEIDMLARYVHQYVSAREAGAQAELDPAQGSR; encoded by the coding sequence ATGTTTACAGGAATCATCCTGCATCAGGGAAAGGTCGAGGAACTCATTCAAAAGGAGCACGGTGCTGTGCTCAAGGTGCGTGTGGGCGATTGGGACACACCCATCGAGGGCGGCGAGAGCATTGCCAATAACGGCGTGTGCCTGACCGTGGCCGGGATAGAGGACGATGTGATTTCCTTTGACCTTTTGCCTGAGACCCTGCGCTGCACGACCTTGGGCGCCCTTAAGTCCGGCGCGCCCATTAACCTGGAGCGCTCTCTGGAGCTGGGCGACAAAATGGGCGGCCATATGGTCTTCGGCCACGTGGATTGCATGGCCCGGATGATCGGCACCCAGGAGGAGGGCTCCTTCCTGGTCATGAGCTTTGAGGCGGATCCGGAGCACGTGCGCATGCTCGTGCCCAAGGGCTCCGTGGCCCTGGACGGCATCAGCCTGACCGTGGGCCCGGTGCGGGAGCGGGAGTTCGAGGTGTACTTGATCCCCGAGACCCTTGAGCGCACCACCCTGGGCACGCTCAAACCGGGGGAGGCCGTGAACCTGGAAATCGACATGCTGGCCCGCTATGTGCACCAATACGTCAGCGCGCGGGAAGCCGGGGCACAGGCCGAGCTTGACCCCGCGCAGGGGAGCCGATAA